The following are encoded together in the Mycolicibacterium arabiense genome:
- the panC gene encoding pantoate--beta-alanine ligase, translated as MITRRPPKFNPGDLNVYSKPADVSDVSRALRTTGRRVVLVPTMGALHEGHLSLVRKAKAVPGAVVVVSIFVNPLQFGANEDLSAYPRPLEDDLAVLRDEGVEIAFTPSEADVYPAGRRTTVHPGPLGAELEGASRPGHFAGMLTVVLKLLNMVAPDQAFFGEKDYQQLVLVRQMVADLDLGVRIVAVPIVREADGLAMSSRNVYLDEVQREQAGALSAALLAGLYGAAGGAQEALEAARAVLVEVPALEVDYLEVRDVWLGPAPAEGPARMLVAARLGATRLLDNIAIDVGASAGIDGHSRVESDADREFPWRL; from the coding sequence GTGATCACTCGCAGACCGCCGAAGTTCAACCCGGGTGACCTGAACGTCTACTCGAAGCCGGCCGACGTGTCCGACGTGTCGCGTGCGTTGCGCACCACCGGCCGACGCGTGGTGCTGGTGCCGACGATGGGCGCGCTGCACGAGGGGCACCTCTCGCTGGTGCGCAAGGCCAAGGCCGTCCCCGGCGCGGTGGTCGTGGTGTCGATCTTCGTCAACCCCTTGCAGTTCGGCGCCAACGAGGACCTGTCCGCCTACCCACGCCCACTGGAGGACGACCTCGCCGTATTGCGGGACGAGGGCGTCGAGATCGCGTTCACCCCGAGCGAGGCCGACGTGTACCCCGCCGGTCGGCGCACCACCGTGCACCCCGGGCCGCTCGGCGCAGAACTCGAAGGTGCCTCTCGGCCAGGGCATTTCGCTGGGATGCTGACCGTCGTGCTCAAGCTGCTCAACATGGTGGCACCCGATCAGGCGTTCTTCGGGGAGAAGGACTACCAGCAGTTGGTCCTGGTGCGTCAGATGGTCGCGGACCTCGACCTCGGCGTCCGGATCGTGGCCGTGCCGATCGTGCGCGAAGCCGACGGGTTGGCGATGTCGTCGCGCAATGTCTACCTCGACGAGGTGCAGCGCGAGCAGGCGGGCGCGCTGTCCGCAGCGCTGCTGGCGGGCCTGTACGGGGCGGCCGGTGGCGCGCAGGAGGCGTTGGAGGCCGCGCGTGCCGTGCTCGTCGAGGTGCCCGCACTCGAGGTCGACTACCTCGAGGTGCGCGACGTCTGGCTCGGCCCGGCGCCCGCGGAGGGGCCCGCCCGGATGCTCGTGGCGGCGCGGCTCGGTGCGACCAGGCTGCTCGACAACATCGCGATAGACGTCGGCGCGTCCGCCGGGATCGACGGCCACTCAAGGGTGGAGTCGGACGCCGACCGCGAATTCCCCTGGAGGCTCTGA
- a CDS encoding type III pantothenate kinase, whose product MLLAIDVRNTHTVVGLVSGSGDHAKVVHHWRIRTESEVTADELALTIDGLIGDDAEQLTGATGLSTVPSVLHEIRVMLEQYWPTIPHVLIEPGVRTGIPLLVDNPKEVGADRIVNCLAAYQRFHSAAIVVDFGSSICVDVVSHKGEFLGGAIAPGVQVSSDAAAARSAALRRVELTRPRSVIGKNTVECMQAGAVFGFASLVDGLVNRIREDVDGFGGDDVAVVATGHTAPLVLPDLHTVGHYDPHLTLDGLRLVFERNRDGARGKR is encoded by the coding sequence GTGCTCCTCGCAATCGACGTACGCAACACCCACACCGTCGTCGGCCTGGTGTCCGGATCGGGCGATCACGCGAAGGTGGTGCATCACTGGCGCATTCGCACCGAGTCCGAGGTGACAGCCGATGAACTCGCCCTCACCATCGACGGGTTGATCGGCGACGACGCCGAACAACTCACCGGTGCCACGGGCTTGTCGACGGTGCCGTCGGTGCTGCACGAGATCCGGGTGATGCTCGAACAGTACTGGCCGACGATTCCGCACGTGCTGATCGAACCCGGTGTGCGAACCGGGATCCCGCTGCTCGTCGACAACCCCAAGGAAGTCGGGGCCGACCGCATCGTGAACTGCCTCGCCGCCTATCAACGGTTCCACTCCGCCGCGATCGTCGTCGACTTCGGATCGTCGATCTGCGTGGACGTGGTGTCGCACAAGGGGGAATTCCTCGGCGGCGCGATCGCGCCCGGCGTGCAGGTCTCCTCGGATGCCGCGGCAGCGCGGTCGGCAGCCCTGCGGCGGGTCGAGTTGACCAGGCCCCGTTCGGTGATCGGCAAGAACACAGTCGAGTGCATGCAGGCCGGCGCGGTCTTCGGATTCGCCAGCCTCGTCGACGGTCTGGTGAACCGGATTCGCGAGGACGTCGACGGGTTCGGCGGTGACGACGTGGCCGTGGTGGCCACCGGTCACACTGCACCGCTCGTCCTTCCCGACCTGCACACCGTCGGGCACTACGACCCCCACCTGACCCTCGACGGCCTGC
- a CDS encoding Rossmann-like and DUF2520 domain-containing protein: MGTPNGFRPARLSVGIISAGRVGTALGVALERAEHVVAACSAISKASRRRAELRLPETPVLPVHDVAARAELLLLAVPDVELPGLVAGLASTGAVRPGTIVVHTAGANGIGVLSPLTELGCIPLAIHPAMTFTGADEDIARLSEACFGITAADEIGYAIAQSLVLEIGGEPFRVREDARTLYHAALAHGGNHVITVVLDAVEALRAAIKGQELLGQELVGDGPGGIAERVLAPLARASLENALQRGQSALTGPVARGDATAVAGHLAALREVDPELAQSYRAVSLRTAQRAHAPADVFAVLTAESEGSS; this comes from the coding sequence GTGGGGACGCCCAACGGATTCCGTCCAGCACGGCTGTCGGTCGGCATCATCTCGGCCGGTCGGGTCGGGACCGCGCTCGGCGTGGCACTCGAACGGGCCGAGCACGTCGTGGCGGCGTGCAGTGCCATCTCCAAGGCGTCGCGGCGCCGGGCCGAACTCCGGTTGCCCGAGACCCCCGTGCTCCCGGTGCACGACGTCGCCGCACGAGCCGAGCTGCTGCTGCTGGCCGTGCCCGACGTCGAACTGCCGGGTCTGGTTGCGGGGCTCGCGAGCACCGGTGCGGTCCGACCCGGCACCATCGTGGTCCACACTGCCGGCGCCAACGGAATCGGCGTCCTGTCGCCGCTGACCGAACTCGGCTGCATCCCGCTGGCCATCCACCCGGCGATGACGTTCACCGGCGCGGATGAGGACATCGCGCGGTTGTCGGAGGCCTGCTTCGGCATCACCGCGGCCGACGAGATCGGCTACGCGATCGCGCAGTCACTGGTGCTCGAGATCGGTGGCGAACCGTTCCGCGTGCGCGAAGATGCCCGCACGCTCTATCACGCGGCCCTCGCCCACGGCGGGAACCACGTCATCACCGTGGTGCTCGACGCCGTCGAGGCACTTCGCGCCGCCATCAAGGGCCAGGAACTGCTCGGCCAGGAACTGGTCGGCGACGGGCCCGGCGGCATCGCCGAACGCGTTCTCGCGCCGCTGGCACGGGCCTCGCTGGAGAATGCGCTGCAGCGTGGGCAGAGTGCGCTCACCGGCCCGGTGGCCCGCGGCGACGCCACAGCCGTCGCCGGGCACCTCGCCGCGTTGCGGGAAGTGGATCCGGAACTGGCGCAGTCATATCGAGCGGTTTCGTTGCGAACGGCCCAGCGTGCCCACGCGCCCGCCGACGTGTTCGCCGTGTTGACCGCAGAGTCGGAAGGATCGTCGTGA
- a CDS encoding DUF6779 domain-containing protein, which yields MADPTRGVRPRRASRRPGGALLTTLLVLAIIASSALVFTNSVELLKLAVIVALWAAVVAAFVSFIYRRQADVDSARARDLKLVYDLQLDREISARREYELGLESQLRRELSSELRAQSADEVASLRAELAALRANLEIIFDADLSHRPAIETERTTVHRFPDWDRVGDQPGERERVATPGRVVSSRIDAEDADEAEPNTEESPIIDVPVEPPPEPERPASEFGGAHRLGSESGTPMGPPTATWPPPPGPTAAPSPAFTPPPPPPPPTRAPEPAATPPEPEVRVSWLSTPPPPVSPAPPPPVAPTPPPPVSPTPPAAPAPDVPPAARSPWQEPERPGRHTSTNDAPGWRPAPAEGEFIPAGTPGSNWVSPVVEPTPEPTEPPAPEPSEPPAAEASQPPTQPPTESPVAPPSEPAVPPVMAPPPTESRGRHSGSDAAADDGPRRARHWAPGVDPGKAPTPPTLASPSPDRAARHRPPEEPEDTEEPQGQHADGMPASELLARLQAGAGGGGRRRRRED from the coding sequence ATGGCCGATCCGACCCGTGGTGTGCGCCCCCGGCGCGCCAGCCGCAGGCCGGGTGGAGCGCTGCTGACGACGTTGCTGGTGCTCGCCATCATCGCGAGTTCGGCCCTGGTGTTCACGAATAGCGTTGAGCTGCTGAAGCTTGCGGTCATCGTCGCGCTCTGGGCGGCGGTGGTCGCCGCGTTCGTCTCGTTCATCTATCGCCGACAGGCCGACGTGGATTCGGCGCGTGCCCGCGACCTCAAGCTGGTGTACGACCTGCAGCTCGATCGGGAGATCTCAGCCCGCCGCGAGTACGAACTCGGCCTCGAATCGCAGTTGCGCCGCGAGCTGAGTTCGGAGCTGCGCGCACAGTCGGCCGATGAGGTGGCAAGCTTGCGTGCCGAACTGGCGGCGCTGCGTGCCAACCTCGAGATCATCTTCGACGCCGACCTCTCGCATCGGCCTGCGATCGAGACCGAGCGGACGACCGTGCATCGCTTCCCCGACTGGGATCGCGTCGGCGACCAGCCGGGGGAGCGCGAGCGCGTTGCGACCCCCGGTCGCGTGGTCAGCAGCCGCATCGACGCCGAGGACGCCGACGAGGCGGAGCCGAACACCGAGGAAAGCCCGATCATCGACGTCCCGGTCGAGCCGCCACCGGAGCCCGAGCGCCCGGCGTCGGAGTTCGGCGGTGCCCATCGGCTGGGGTCGGAGTCGGGCACGCCCATGGGTCCCCCTACCGCGACGTGGCCGCCCCCGCCTGGACCCACTGCCGCACCGAGCCCGGCCTTCACGCCGCCACCACCGCCCCCGCCGCCGACGCGCGCGCCGGAACCCGCAGCGACGCCGCCCGAACCCGAGGTGCGGGTGTCGTGGCTGTCCACCCCGCCGCCACCGGTGTCACCCGCCCCGCCGCCCCCGGTGGCGCCCACCCCGCCACCACCGGTGTCACCCACCCCGCCTGCCGCTCCCGCACCGGACGTGCCGCCCGCTGCGCGCTCACCGTGGCAGGAGCCCGAGCGGCCGGGCAGGCACACCTCCACCAACGACGCCCCGGGCTGGCGTCCGGCCCCTGCCGAGGGCGAGTTCATCCCGGCCGGCACGCCGGGCAGCAACTGGGTGTCACCCGTCGTGGAGCCGACGCCGGAGCCCACCGAGCCACCAGCGCCGGAGCCCAGCGAGCCGCCGGCGGCTGAAGCCAGCCAGCCACCCACCCAGCCACCCACCGAATCACCCGTCGCGCCGCCCAGCGAGCCGGCCGTGCCGCCGGTGATGGCGCCGCCGCCGACCGAGTCCCGCGGCCGCCACTCGGGCAGCGACGCCGCTGCCGACGACGGTCCCCGCCGGGCGCGGCACTGGGCCCCGGGCGTCGACCCCGGTAAGGCCCCGACGCCGCCGACCCTGGCGTCGCCCTCGCCGGACCGCGCTGCCAGGCATCGTCCGCCGGAGGAACCCGAGGACACCGAGGAACCGCAGGGACAGCACGCGGACGGCATGCCCGCGTCGGAACTGCTGGCGAGGTTGCAGGCGGGCGCAGGTGGTGGCGGCCGTCGGAGACGGCGAGAAGACTAG